A DNA window from Clavibacter sepedonicus contains the following coding sequences:
- a CDS encoding phosphomannomutase/phosphoglucomutase → MTTTAAETLTAIVKTYDVRGLVGSQLTEELVTALGAGFVDELGAAGSEVVVGHDMRDSSPAFAQAFARGATARGGNVLLIGLCSTDETYFASGSLDAPAVMFTASHNPATYNGLKFSRAGAQGISLDTGLAAIRDRAIGFLSDGIAPVEPAGEVRERDVLADYAGYLRQLVDLSGIRPLRVVVDAGNGMGGMTVPAVLGTAAGLPELPIEIIPLYFELDGTFPNHEANPLEPANLVDLQKAVVEHGADLGLAFDGDADRCFVVDEKGRAVTPSAVAAIVALREISRVKAQSPGDDVTVLHNLITSRIVPETIEAAGATAVRTRVGHSLIKDQMAATGAVFGGEHSAHYYFRDFWGADNGMLAAMHLLAEFGQTDGLMSDLSARYTPYALSGEINSTVDDVPAAYERIVEAFRGRGEFDELDGLTVDGPVGDDGAFWWFSVRPSNTEPLLRLNVEASTEEKMAALRDELLGLIRGA, encoded by the coding sequence ATGACGACGACTGCCGCCGAGACGCTGACCGCCATAGTGAAGACCTACGACGTGCGAGGTCTCGTCGGGAGCCAGCTCACCGAGGAGCTGGTCACCGCCCTCGGCGCCGGCTTCGTCGACGAGCTCGGCGCCGCCGGGAGCGAGGTCGTCGTGGGCCACGACATGCGCGACTCCTCGCCGGCGTTCGCCCAGGCGTTCGCCCGGGGCGCCACGGCCCGCGGCGGGAACGTCCTCCTCATCGGCCTGTGCTCCACGGACGAGACCTACTTCGCGTCGGGATCCCTCGACGCCCCCGCGGTCATGTTCACCGCCAGCCACAACCCGGCCACCTACAACGGCCTCAAGTTCTCCCGCGCGGGTGCCCAGGGCATCAGCCTCGACACGGGACTCGCCGCCATCCGCGACCGCGCCATCGGCTTCCTCTCCGACGGCATCGCGCCCGTCGAGCCCGCGGGCGAGGTGCGCGAGCGCGACGTGCTCGCCGACTACGCGGGCTACCTGCGCCAGCTGGTCGACCTCTCCGGCATCCGGCCGCTGCGCGTCGTGGTCGACGCGGGCAACGGCATGGGCGGCATGACCGTCCCCGCGGTCCTCGGCACCGCGGCGGGCCTGCCCGAGCTGCCCATCGAGATCATCCCGCTGTACTTCGAGCTCGACGGCACCTTCCCGAACCACGAGGCGAACCCGCTCGAGCCGGCCAACCTGGTCGACCTGCAGAAGGCCGTCGTCGAGCACGGCGCCGACCTCGGGCTCGCGTTCGACGGCGACGCGGACCGCTGCTTCGTGGTGGACGAGAAGGGCCGGGCCGTCACGCCCAGCGCCGTCGCCGCCATCGTCGCGCTCCGCGAGATCTCGCGTGTGAAGGCGCAGTCGCCCGGCGACGACGTCACGGTGCTGCACAACCTCATCACCTCGCGCATCGTGCCCGAGACGATCGAGGCCGCGGGCGCCACGGCGGTCCGCACGCGCGTCGGCCACTCCCTCATCAAGGACCAGATGGCCGCGACCGGCGCCGTCTTCGGCGGCGAGCACTCCGCGCACTACTACTTCCGCGACTTCTGGGGCGCCGACAACGGCATGCTCGCCGCGATGCACCTGCTCGCCGAGTTCGGCCAGACCGACGGCCTCATGTCCGACCTCTCGGCGCGGTACACCCCGTACGCGCTCTCGGGCGAGATCAACAGCACGGTCGATGACGTGCCCGCCGCCTACGAGCGCATCGTCGAGGCGTTCCGAGGCCGCGGCGAGTTCGACGAGCTCGACGGCCTCACGGTCGACGGCCCGGTCGGCGACGACGGCGCGTTCTGGTGGTTCAGCGTCCGCCCCTCGAACACCGAGCCGCTGCTGCGCCTGAACGTCGAGGCGTCCACCGAGGAGAAGATGGCCGCCCTCCGCGACGAGCTCCTGGGGCTGATCCGCGGGGCCTGA
- a CDS encoding DUF5719 family protein, protein MARRDAVRIATRVTTGIAGVAVLGLVVTGALLLPPAPSDASAPSVLVTPVATDQQRVCPGGLLRPPAADAASSTTAIAVGSAVVTSGSATTGTTGSAPAVRTSSIQAPEVQGAASSAPSVLAVAGAVDDAPTDLAGAASEVATEADLAGLAAASCSEATADAWLVGGATTTGRTTFVVLDNPSGVSSTVDLAITGEDGAVSAPGASGISVPAGGRRVLSLAGLAPDLASPVVHVESRGGQVVARLEQSTVRGLLAGGVDWIGPSAAPSTALTMTGLRIDSQAAPVAPVEGGDAPPAAEGGATPGAGSDGGADPDLVTAVRIAVPGSDDADVSVSVAPEEGTDGTGTTFTIQADAGRTIDVPVSDLSDGRYSVTVQSSVPVTAAVRSVSGAAEGGATDFAWLPSAEALTRDALVSVPAGPAPLLHLRNAGDQAAAVTARPTDGSASVSLDVPAGSEVSAAVEAGRTYLLEGAAGLTATVTLAEPGRSAALPVVPVLPAADPLRVHP, encoded by the coding sequence ATGGCCAGGCGTGACGCCGTGCGCATCGCGACGCGCGTGACCACCGGGATCGCCGGCGTCGCCGTGCTCGGCCTCGTCGTGACCGGCGCGCTCCTGCTCCCGCCCGCCCCGAGCGACGCGAGCGCCCCCTCGGTGCTCGTGACCCCCGTCGCGACCGACCAGCAGCGCGTCTGCCCCGGCGGGCTCCTCCGCCCGCCCGCGGCGGACGCCGCGTCGTCGACCACCGCGATCGCCGTGGGGAGCGCCGTCGTGACGAGCGGATCCGCGACGACCGGGACGACCGGCTCCGCCCCCGCCGTCCGCACCTCGAGCATCCAGGCCCCCGAGGTGCAGGGCGCGGCGTCGAGCGCGCCCTCCGTCCTCGCCGTCGCGGGTGCCGTCGACGACGCGCCGACCGACCTCGCGGGCGCGGCGTCCGAGGTCGCGACGGAGGCCGACCTCGCGGGGCTCGCCGCCGCGTCGTGCTCCGAGGCCACCGCCGACGCGTGGCTCGTGGGCGGTGCCACGACCACCGGCCGCACCACGTTCGTCGTGCTGGACAACCCGTCCGGCGTCTCCTCCACCGTCGACCTCGCGATCACGGGCGAGGACGGGGCCGTCAGCGCTCCCGGGGCCAGCGGGATCTCCGTCCCGGCCGGCGGCCGGCGCGTGCTCAGCCTCGCGGGCCTCGCCCCCGACCTCGCCTCCCCGGTAGTGCACGTCGAGAGCCGCGGCGGCCAGGTCGTCGCCCGGCTCGAGCAGAGCACGGTGCGCGGGCTCCTCGCGGGCGGCGTCGACTGGATCGGCCCGTCCGCGGCCCCGTCCACCGCCCTCACCATGACCGGTCTCCGCATCGACTCGCAGGCGGCGCCCGTCGCGCCCGTCGAGGGCGGGGACGCACCCCCCGCCGCCGAGGGAGGGGCCACCCCCGGAGCCGGCTCGGACGGCGGCGCCGACCCCGACCTCGTGACGGCCGTGCGCATCGCGGTCCCCGGATCCGACGACGCCGACGTCAGCGTGAGCGTCGCCCCCGAGGAGGGCACCGACGGCACGGGCACGACCTTCACCATCCAGGCCGATGCGGGCCGCACGATCGACGTGCCGGTGTCGGACCTCTCCGACGGCCGCTACTCCGTCACCGTGCAGAGCTCGGTGCCGGTGACGGCGGCCGTGCGCAGCGTGTCCGGCGCGGCGGAGGGCGGCGCGACCGACTTCGCCTGGCTGCCGTCCGCCGAGGCGCTAACGCGCGACGCGCTCGTGTCGGTGCCGGCCGGCCCGGCGCCGCTCCTGCACCTCCGGAACGCCGGGGACCAGGCGGCCGCCGTCACGGCGCGGCCGACCGACGGCTCCGCATCGGTGTCGCTCGACGTGCCCGCGGGATCCGAGGTCTCGGCCGCCGTCGAGGCCGGGCGCACCTACCTGCTCGAGGGCGCCGCCGGCCTCACCGCGACCGTGACCCTCGCCGAGCCGGGACGATCCGCGGCGCTGCCCGTCGTGCCGGTGCTGCCGGCGGCGGATCCGCTGCGCGTCCACCCCTGA
- a CDS encoding DUF3499 family protein codes for MTNRPCSRVGCTGVATTTLTYVYADSMAVLGPLSHDSEPHSYDLCDRHAARLSAPQGWQIVRHGVLGEVGFGA; via the coding sequence ATGACGAACAGGCCCTGCTCCCGCGTCGGCTGCACCGGCGTCGCCACGACCACCCTCACCTACGTCTACGCGGACTCCATGGCCGTCCTCGGTCCCCTCAGCCACGACTCCGAGCCGCACAGCTACGACCTCTGCGACCGCCACGCGGCCCGCCTCTCGGCCCCGCAGGGGTGGCAGATCGTCCGGCACGGGGTGCTCGGTGAGGTAGGTTTCGGGGCATGA
- a CDS encoding metallopeptidase family protein, whose product MPRSRRRGGHVSIRGSWRDRHGRGLRSPVTGPELPVLRTRADVFDQTIASAAEYLRGLWPDELERVSFEVAALPADNSERDGIDRWSVLADERRVIFYRLPIERLAHLHEDDEYHQRALVEGCVYRAVAELLGKDPWDLAPDRYDPH is encoded by the coding sequence ATGCCACGATCGCGCCGCCGGGGAGGCCACGTCTCCATCCGGGGCTCCTGGCGGGATCGGCACGGCCGAGGCCTCCGCTCCCCCGTCACCGGCCCGGAGCTGCCGGTGCTGCGCACGCGCGCCGACGTCTTCGACCAGACCATCGCGTCCGCCGCCGAGTACCTCCGCGGCCTCTGGCCCGACGAGCTCGAGCGCGTCTCGTTCGAGGTCGCCGCGCTGCCGGCAGACAACAGCGAGCGCGACGGCATCGACCGCTGGAGCGTCCTCGCCGACGAGCGCCGGGTCATCTTCTACCGGCTCCCCATCGAGCGCCTCGCGCACCTGCACGAGGACGACGAGTACCACCAGCGGGCGCTCGTGGAGGGCTGCGTGTACCGCGCGGTCGCCGAGCTGCTCGGCAAGGACCCGTGGGACCTCGCCCCAGACAGGTACGACCCGCACTGA
- a CDS encoding glycosyltransferase family 2 protein, which translates to MQPRVTAILVAHEGAQFLDRTIQGLAAQTRRPDRVVAVDFGSRDGSAALLAASDPTRMVQAPARMTLGQAVDQAVRVIPAPDGDHEFLWLLSADNAPAPDALERLLAAIEASPSVAVAGPKLMEWDHPGYIHELGSTLTTLGAAVPVVDVELDQAQYDDMSDVLGVAAGGMLVRHRLWDELGGFDDALPVIDDALDLCVRARLAGHRVVVVPAARVASAGDAAPGTAFLGKRTPRRRRRRLRRQAQLHRRLSYAPPAAVPFHWLSLVPLAILRALLQLLRKRPTAAPGEIGAAVRVAVAPGRIRASRRRLAAARTAPWSSIASLRQPLAVGRRRRSLAREQYRVEHMGVSDGVEFLATGGGWTVLAALVLSAVMWLPRLTGTALVGGQLLPLGPSAGALWAQVGIGVRGSGAGPVAPSDPFAYVLAVLGSVTAWEPSLAVLGLFVAALPLAALAAWLCAAQLTRNAWLRALAALVWTLAPTLLIALGDGRLPAVLAHLLLPWLALAVLRAPRSWSASAVAGILMAAVGASAPSLVPAVLVLWLVATVRAGRRAGRLVTIPVPLLALVAPLVAYRVMQGQPLALAADPAVPASFTPADVPGLALGFPTAGLGGWSAFVDGLGTGLPAAVPLIVVAVLVAPLVLGAVAALFLRGSHRAALALGVTVLGFATAVLAARTVVQSAGSEVVAVWPGSGLSLLWLGLAGALVLGFATLGRRSVVPGLVAAVTLVVLALPIVSAAVAGSTAVRATTDTSLPGLVVAEAATDPDVGTLVLRAADDGSLSADVERGAGRTLEQVATVDSTIGPLSDTQTRVAELAGNISSRSGLDATDDLRALGVSYVLLQTPAGDAEAAVNDRARSALDDDPVFTAVGQTEAGLLWRFVGSDDLVAQVAGPGNLDDPGRAAVLAAQALVFALTLLLAIPTGGLAARSRPLPAYREPVVGSDARPADAEEPRPAHDDRGTPAYIDEPTGQAVEAAPFGDIPQAGERPAGDDGEGDGDGGDVAPAPAADQDDDRSRGADDDRRRTDGQA; encoded by the coding sequence ATGCAGCCACGAGTAACCGCGATCCTCGTCGCCCACGAGGGCGCGCAGTTCCTCGACCGGACCATCCAGGGCCTCGCCGCGCAGACGCGCCGGCCCGACCGGGTGGTCGCGGTCGACTTCGGCTCCCGCGACGGATCCGCCGCCCTGCTCGCGGCGTCCGATCCCACCCGCATGGTGCAGGCCCCGGCGCGCATGACCTTGGGGCAGGCCGTCGACCAGGCCGTCCGCGTGATCCCCGCGCCCGACGGCGACCACGAGTTCCTCTGGCTGCTCTCGGCCGACAACGCGCCGGCGCCCGACGCGCTCGAGCGACTGCTCGCCGCGATCGAGGCGTCGCCCAGCGTCGCCGTCGCCGGCCCGAAGCTGATGGAGTGGGACCACCCCGGCTACATCCACGAGCTCGGCAGCACGCTGACGACCCTCGGTGCGGCCGTGCCCGTCGTCGACGTCGAGCTCGACCAGGCCCAGTACGACGACATGAGCGACGTCCTCGGCGTCGCCGCGGGCGGGATGCTCGTGCGCCACCGCCTCTGGGACGAGCTCGGCGGGTTCGACGACGCGCTTCCGGTCATCGACGACGCGCTCGACCTCTGCGTCCGCGCACGACTCGCGGGCCACCGCGTCGTGGTCGTGCCCGCCGCGCGCGTCGCCTCGGCCGGCGACGCCGCCCCCGGTACCGCCTTCCTCGGGAAGCGCACGCCGCGACGTCGTCGCCGACGCCTCCGCCGCCAGGCCCAGCTCCACCGCCGCCTCTCGTACGCGCCGCCGGCCGCCGTCCCGTTCCACTGGCTCTCGCTGGTGCCGCTCGCCATCCTGCGCGCCCTCCTGCAGCTGCTCCGCAAGCGGCCGACCGCGGCGCCCGGCGAGATCGGCGCGGCGGTCCGCGTCGCCGTCGCGCCCGGCCGGATCCGCGCCAGCCGCCGCCGGCTCGCCGCCGCGAGGACCGCTCCGTGGTCGAGCATCGCCTCCCTGCGCCAGCCGCTCGCGGTCGGCCGCCGACGGCGGTCGCTGGCGCGCGAGCAGTACCGCGTCGAGCACATGGGCGTGTCCGACGGCGTCGAGTTCCTGGCGACGGGCGGCGGGTGGACCGTGCTCGCGGCGCTCGTCCTCTCCGCCGTCATGTGGCTGCCGCGGCTGACCGGCACCGCGCTCGTCGGCGGGCAGCTCCTCCCGCTCGGCCCGAGCGCGGGCGCTCTGTGGGCGCAGGTCGGCATCGGCGTCCGCGGATCCGGCGCCGGACCCGTCGCGCCGTCCGACCCGTTCGCCTACGTCCTCGCCGTGCTCGGCAGCGTCACCGCGTGGGAGCCGTCGCTCGCGGTCCTCGGGCTGTTCGTGGCCGCGCTGCCCCTCGCCGCCCTGGCCGCCTGGCTGTGCGCGGCGCAGCTCACCCGGAACGCCTGGCTGCGCGCGCTGGCCGCCCTCGTCTGGACCCTCGCGCCCACCCTCCTCATCGCGCTCGGCGACGGCCGCCTGCCGGCCGTGCTCGCGCACCTGCTCCTCCCGTGGCTCGCGCTCGCGGTGCTGCGCGCGCCGCGCTCGTGGTCGGCGTCCGCCGTGGCCGGGATCCTGATGGCCGCGGTCGGCGCGTCGGCGCCCTCCCTGGTGCCGGCGGTCCTCGTCCTGTGGCTGGTCGCGACCGTCCGTGCCGGACGCCGCGCCGGCCGGCTCGTGACCATCCCCGTGCCGCTCCTCGCCCTCGTCGCGCCGCTCGTCGCATACCGCGTGATGCAGGGCCAGCCGCTCGCCCTCGCCGCGGACCCGGCCGTGCCCGCCAGCTTCACGCCCGCCGACGTGCCGGGCCTCGCGCTGGGCTTCCCGACCGCGGGCCTCGGCGGCTGGTCCGCGTTCGTCGACGGCCTGGGTACCGGCCTGCCCGCTGCCGTGCCGCTCATCGTTGTCGCGGTCCTGGTCGCGCCGCTCGTGCTCGGCGCCGTCGCGGCGCTCTTCCTCCGCGGATCGCACCGGGCTGCCCTCGCCCTCGGCGTGACGGTGCTCGGCTTCGCGACCGCGGTGCTCGCCGCGCGCACGGTGGTGCAGTCGGCCGGATCCGAGGTCGTCGCGGTCTGGCCGGGATCCGGCCTCAGCCTCCTCTGGCTCGGCCTCGCCGGGGCGCTCGTGCTGGGCTTCGCGACGCTCGGCCGCCGCTCCGTCGTGCCCGGGCTCGTCGCCGCGGTGACCCTCGTGGTGCTCGCGCTCCCGATCGTCTCCGCCGCGGTCGCCGGATCCACCGCGGTGCGCGCCACCACGGACACCTCGCTGCCGGGCCTCGTGGTCGCGGAGGCCGCCACAGATCCCGACGTCGGCACCCTCGTGCTCCGCGCCGCCGACGACGGCTCGCTCTCCGCCGACGTGGAGCGCGGCGCGGGTCGCACGCTCGAGCAGGTCGCCACGGTCGACTCGACCATCGGGCCGCTCTCCGACACGCAGACCCGCGTCGCCGAGCTCGCGGGCAACATCTCCTCCCGCTCCGGGCTCGACGCCACCGACGACCTCCGGGCGCTCGGGGTCAGCTACGTGCTCCTCCAGACGCCCGCGGGCGACGCGGAGGCCGCCGTGAACGACCGCGCGCGCTCGGCCCTCGACGACGATCCCGTCTTCACGGCCGTCGGGCAGACCGAGGCCGGGCTCCTCTGGCGGTTCGTGGGTAGCGACGACCTCGTCGCGCAGGTCGCGGGGCCCGGCAACCTCGACGACCCGGGGCGCGCCGCCGTGCTCGCGGCGCAGGCGCTCGTGTTCGCGCTCACCCTGCTCCTCGCGATCCCCACGGGCGGGCTCGCGGCGCGCAGCCGCCCGCTGCCGGCCTACCGCGAGCCCGTCGTCGGCTCCGACGCGCGTCCCGCGGACGCCGAGGAGCCGCGGCCCGCGCACGACGACCGCGGCACCCCCGCGTACATCGACGAGCCGACGGGGCAGGCCGTGGAGGCCGCCCCCTTCGGCGACATCCCGCAGGCGGGGGAGCGCCCCGCCGGAGACGACGGGGAGGGCGACGGGGACGGAGGCGACGTCGCGCCCGCGCCCGCCGCCGACCAGGACGACGACCGCTCGCGCGGCGCCGACGACGACCGCAGGAGGACAGATGGCCAGGCGTGA